The Anastrepha ludens isolate Willacy chromosome X, idAnaLude1.1, whole genome shotgun sequence genome includes a window with the following:
- the LOC128869902 gene encoding uncharacterized protein LOC128869902: MYYSYKKFFSIVLMAVCDAKYTFTAVSIGSYGSQSDGGIFQLSSFGQNLMQNTLPLPPPARISMESPQPLPHFFVGDAAFPLRTNLMRPYPGFNLPRTKRLFNYRLSRARRVIENSFGILTARWRILRTTIECDPKNCEKIVLGCIVLHNFIILNDHNHWYCPENYVDRQEPGNIVHCGEWRREINSESSLPRIRTTIRRASTNAFNIRDRLADYFINEGALPYQDDIDLSIGGPYI, encoded by the exons ATGTATTACAGCtacaaaaaattctttagcATCGTTCTGATGGCCGTTTGTGATGCCAAGTATACTTTCACTGCAGTAAGCATCGGGAGTTATGGTAGTCAGAGTGACGgag gcatttttcaactttcatCGTTTGGACAGAACTTGATGCAAAATACTTTGCCACTACCGCCTCCCGCGCGTATATCTATGGAATCGCCCCAACCATTACCACATTTTTTCGTTGGTGATGCTGCATTCCCATTGAGAACAAACTTGATGCGTCCATATCCCGGTTTTAACTTACCAAGAACCAAGCGGCTTTTTAATTATCGCCTTTCAAGAGCGCGTAGAGTAATAGAGAACAGCTTTGGAATATTAACGGCGCGATGGAGAATTCTTCGCACCACGATTGAATGTGACcctaaaaattgcgaaaaaatagTGCTGGGCTGCATTgttttacacaattttataattttaaacgaTCACAATCATTGGTATTGCCCTGAAAATTATGTTGATCGACAAGAACCAGGCAACATCGTTCATTGTGGGGAATGGCGACGAGAAATTAATAGTGAATCGTCATTACCACGTATACGGACTACAATTCGGAGAGCCTCAACAAATGCATTTAATATCCGCGATAGGCTTGCTGATTATTTCATAAATGAAGGAGCTTTACCATACCAAGATGACATAGACCTTTCCATTGGCGGACCCTACATATAA